The Balaenoptera acutorostrata chromosome 10, mBalAcu1.1, whole genome shotgun sequence genome has a window encoding:
- the LOC102998612 gene encoding histone H2B type 1-L-like: MPELAKSAPAPKKGSKKAVTKAQKKDGKKRKRSRKESYSIYVYKVLKQVHPDTGISSKAMGIMNSFVNDIFERIAGEASRLAHYNKRSTITSREIQTAVRLLLPGELAKHAVSEGTKAVTKYTSSK, encoded by the coding sequence atgCCTGAGTTGGCTAAATCCGCCCCGGCTCCGAAGAAGGGGTCCAAGAAAGCGGTGACCAAGGCCCAGAAGAAAGATGGCAAGAAGCGCAAGCGCAGTCGCAAGGAGAGCTACTCTATCTACGTGTACAAAGTGCTGAAGCAGGTCCACCCGGACACCGGCATCTCGTCCAAGGCCATGGGCATCATGAACTCATTTGTCAACGACATTTTCGAGCGCATCGCGGGCGAGGCGTCGCGCCTGGCGCATTACAACAAGCGTTCGACCATCACCTCCAGGGAGATCCAGACGGCCGTGCGCCTGCTGCTGCCCGGGGAGCTGGCCAAGCACGCCGTGTCCGAGGGCACCAAGGCCGTCACCAAGTATACCAGCTCCAAGTGA
- the LOC103008541 gene encoding histone H2A type 1 — translation MSGRGKQGGKARAKAKTRSSRAGLQFPVGRVHRLLRKGNYAERVGAGAPVYLAAVLEYLTAEILELAGNAARDNKKTRIIPRHLQLAIRNDEELNKLLGKVTIAQGGVLPNIQAVLLPKKTESHHKAKGK, via the coding sequence ATGTCTGGACGTGGTAAGCAAGGCGGCAAAGCTCGCGCCAAGGCCAAGACCCGCTCCTCGCGGGCCGGGCTCCAGTTTCCCGTAGGCCGAGTGCACCGCCTGCTCCGCAAAGGCAACTACGCCGAGCGGGTCGGGGCCGGCGCGCCGGTGTATCTGGCCGCGGTACTAGAGTACCTGACGGCCGAGATCCTGGAGTTGGCGGGCAACGCGGCCCGCGACAATAAGAAGACGCGCATCATCCCGCGCCACCTGCAGCTGGCCATCCGTAACGACGAAGAGCTCAACAAGCTGCTGGGCAAAGTCACCATCGCTCAGGGCGGCGTCCTGCCCAACATCCAGGCCGTGCTGCTGCCCAAGAAGACTGAGAGCCACCACAAGGCCAAGGGCAAGTAA